Proteins encoded by one window of Deinococcus radiodurans R1 = ATCC 13939 = DSM 20539:
- the hemL gene encoding glutamate-1-semialdehyde 2,1-aminomutase: protein MTLSETHPTARSEALFVRARAVTPGGVNSPVRAFRSVGGVPRFIASAQGAYLTDADGARYLDYIGSWGPMILGHNHPAVRDAVAQALASGTSFGAPNEREVELAELIVELTGAERVRFVSSGTEATMSALRLARGYTGRKFIVKFRGNYHGHADGLLVEAGSGLLTNAEGDLGAAAPSSAGVPEEYAGLTLVLDYNDPEALDALMAQRGDEIAAVIFEPVVGNAGVLIPTSDFLAALHRVRDFGAVLIADEVMTGFRLSLNGATGLLSLDPDLRCWGKIVGGGLPVGAYGGRADIMDFVSPQGPVYQAGTLSGNPLAMAAGIATLRELKANPGLYRQLDEYAARLAAGLRGAAERAGVAVSINHIGSMLTVFFQDAPDGSVRDYAAAARSDTAAFAAWFQGLLARGIYWAPSQFESIFISAAHGEPELAATLEAAAQAFEGVKP from the coding sequence ATGACCCTTTCCGAAACTCACCCCACCGCACGCTCCGAGGCGCTGTTTGTCCGCGCCCGCGCCGTGACCCCCGGCGGCGTCAACAGTCCGGTGCGCGCCTTTCGCAGCGTGGGCGGCGTGCCGCGCTTCATCGCCTCGGCGCAGGGGGCGTACCTCACCGACGCCGACGGCGCGCGTTACCTCGACTACATCGGCTCGTGGGGGCCGATGATTCTGGGCCACAACCACCCGGCGGTCAGAGACGCGGTGGCGCAGGCACTGGCGAGCGGCACGTCCTTCGGGGCACCCAACGAGCGCGAGGTCGAACTCGCCGAACTCATCGTCGAACTGACCGGGGCCGAGCGGGTGCGCTTCGTGAGCAGCGGCACCGAGGCGACCATGAGCGCGCTGCGGCTGGCACGCGGCTATACCGGGCGCAAGTTCATCGTCAAATTTCGTGGGAATTACCACGGACATGCCGATGGCCTGCTCGTTGAGGCGGGCAGCGGCCTGCTGACGAACGCCGAAGGCGACCTCGGCGCGGCGGCCCCGAGCAGCGCGGGCGTGCCCGAGGAGTACGCCGGGCTGACGCTGGTGCTCGACTACAACGACCCGGAAGCGCTCGACGCCCTGATGGCGCAGCGCGGCGACGAGATTGCCGCCGTGATTTTCGAGCCGGTGGTGGGCAACGCCGGGGTGCTTATTCCCACGTCCGACTTTCTGGCCGCGCTGCACCGGGTGCGCGACTTCGGCGCCGTGTTGATTGCCGACGAGGTGATGACCGGCTTCCGGCTCTCGCTCAACGGGGCAACTGGGCTGCTGAGCCTTGACCCTGACCTGCGCTGCTGGGGCAAGATTGTGGGCGGCGGGCTGCCGGTGGGTGCCTACGGAGGCCGCGCCGACATCATGGATTTCGTGTCGCCGCAGGGGCCGGTGTATCAGGCGGGCACGCTGAGCGGCAACCCGCTGGCGATGGCCGCCGGAATCGCCACCCTGCGCGAGCTGAAGGCGAACCCGGGGCTTTACCGGCAGCTCGACGAGTACGCGGCCCGGCTGGCAGCGGGCCTGCGCGGAGCGGCGGAGCGGGCCGGGGTGGCGGTCAGCATCAACCACATCGGCTCGATGCTGACGGTGTTTTTTCAGGACGCGCCCGACGGCTCGGTGCGCGACTACGCGGCGGCGGCCCGCAGCGACACGGCGGCGTTCGCGGCGTGGTTCCAGGGGCTGCTCGCGCGCGGCATCTACTGGGCGCCCTCGCAGTTTGAAAGTATCTTCATCAGCGCGGCACACGGCGAGCCGGAGTTGGCTGCCACACTGGAAGCCGCCGCACAGGCCTTTGAAGGAGTCAAACCGTGA
- a CDS encoding CoA-binding protein produces the protein MTELRQPSEIAQALSQSKVVAVVGFHHDPMKPAHYVPEYLSRQGYTVIPVNPSLAERGQSFFGQKAVSSLAEIATPVDIVEVFRRSDKVPEHLPDILSMSPAPRLVWMQQGIRNEAVARTLHEAGIDVVQDRCMLTDHRGLL, from the coding sequence GTGACCGAGCTGCGTCAACCGTCCGAAATCGCCCAGGCCCTGAGTCAGAGCAAAGTCGTCGCCGTGGTGGGGTTTCACCACGACCCGATGAAACCGGCCCACTACGTGCCCGAGTACCTCAGCCGCCAGGGCTACACCGTTATTCCCGTCAACCCCAGCCTCGCCGAGCGTGGTCAGAGCTTCTTCGGACAAAAAGCCGTGTCCAGCCTGGCCGAAATCGCCACGCCGGTAGACATCGTCGAGGTGTTTCGCCGCAGCGACAAGGTGCCCGAGCACCTGCCCGACATCCTGTCCATGTCGCCCGCGCCCCGGCTGGTGTGGATGCAGCAGGGCATCCGCAACGAGGCCGTGGCCCGCACGCTGCATGAGGCCGGCATCGACGTGGTGCAGGACCGCTGCATGCTGACCGACCACCGCGGCCTGCTGTAA
- a CDS encoding segregation and condensation protein A — translation MIAGKAVTKETTHPGFHVQLPVFEGTLGELAAALRSERLLPGEVPLLQLTREVLAWAEGVTGLGVTGLGVTGQSPAAFADAHPDLLPTLAGVIALKARLLLPRPEPEDVADDWGADDGFDEVLEGVEALAELGSLVAFLAARRQAREGLLPARPAPVTLPRRERPRNPQGSLAKLVRAAQNAVRQVEVPLLARERLSLADALTALRAFGSRLRVFDFWTVHADDWGERTTYFAALLEGVKEGSFQVEQPEMYGDIRVHAAQAETKEETGGEVPSPVS, via the coding sequence GTGATTGCGGGCAAAGCGGTCACGAAAGAAACTACCCACCCCGGCTTTCACGTTCAGCTTCCCGTCTTCGAGGGCACTCTGGGCGAACTCGCCGCCGCGCTGCGTTCGGAGCGGCTCTTGCCGGGCGAAGTGCCCCTGCTTCAGCTCACCCGCGAGGTGCTGGCGTGGGCGGAGGGCGTCACCGGGCTGGGCGTTACTGGGCTGGGCGTTACTGGGCAGAGTCCCGCCGCTTTTGCCGACGCCCACCCGGACCTGCTGCCCACGCTGGCGGGTGTGATTGCCCTCAAGGCGCGGTTGCTGCTGCCCCGGCCCGAACCCGAGGACGTAGCGGACGATTGGGGCGCTGACGATGGCTTCGACGAGGTCCTGGAAGGGGTGGAGGCACTGGCCGAACTCGGCTCGCTGGTCGCTTTTCTGGCGGCGCGGCGGCAGGCGCGGGAGGGGTTGCTGCCTGCCCGCCCAGCGCCGGTCACGCTTCCCCGGCGCGAGCGGCCCCGCAATCCGCAGGGGAGCCTCGCCAAGCTGGTACGCGCCGCCCAAAATGCCGTGCGACAGGTCGAGGTGCCGCTGCTGGCCCGCGAACGCCTGAGCCTCGCCGACGCGCTCACGGCGCTGCGGGCCTTCGGGTCACGGCTGCGGGTCTTCGACTTCTGGACGGTGCACGCGGACGACTGGGGCGAGCGCACCACCTATTTCGCGGCGCTGCTCGAAGGCGTCAAGGAAGGCAGCTTTCAGGTCGAGCAGCCAGAGATGTACGGCGACATCCGGGTCCACGCGGCGCAGGCCGAGACCAAAGAAGAAACAGGCGGGGAAGTTCCCTCACCTGTTTCCTGA
- the trpS gene encoding tryptophan--tRNA ligase: MSRVFSGIQPTGDPHIGNYFGAMQNYVRLGEQYGKQSLYCVVDLHAITNPGAFDPQTLAQKTFDMAVANFAIGLDPSKVVFFVQSHVPEHQELSWIFTCVTPVGELERMTQYKDKSAQFESVPSGLLMYPALMAADILLYKADIVPVGEDQTQHIELTREIARKFNHNFGETFTEPKAVYNKEALRIPGVDGQGKMSKSKGNTIGILEPFGDIWQKLRVAPTDPARVRRTDPGDPDKCLIGDYHKLFSPPETLETVYQGCRTAGIGCVDCKKMLMTHITEHLDPIQTRAAQLRADPDYVRDALRQGDQEARAIASEVMDEVRQKVGFLKL; encoded by the coding sequence ATGTCACGGGTCTTTTCAGGAATTCAGCCGACGGGTGACCCCCACATCGGCAACTACTTCGGGGCGATGCAGAACTATGTGCGTCTGGGCGAGCAGTACGGCAAGCAGAGCCTGTACTGCGTGGTGGACCTGCACGCCATCACCAATCCGGGCGCGTTCGACCCGCAGACGCTGGCGCAAAAGACCTTCGATATGGCCGTCGCCAACTTTGCCATCGGACTCGACCCCAGCAAGGTCGTCTTCTTCGTGCAGTCGCACGTGCCCGAGCATCAGGAACTTTCGTGGATCTTCACCTGCGTGACCCCGGTGGGCGAACTTGAGCGCATGACGCAGTACAAGGACAAGTCGGCGCAGTTTGAGAGCGTGCCCAGTGGGCTGCTGATGTACCCCGCGCTGATGGCCGCCGACATCCTGCTCTACAAGGCCGACATCGTACCGGTGGGCGAGGACCAGACCCAGCACATCGAGCTGACGCGCGAGATTGCCCGCAAGTTCAACCACAACTTCGGCGAGACGTTCACCGAGCCCAAGGCCGTCTACAACAAAGAGGCCCTGCGGATTCCCGGTGTGGACGGCCAGGGCAAGATGAGCAAGAGCAAGGGCAACACCATCGGGATTCTGGAACCGTTCGGCGACATCTGGCAAAAGCTGCGCGTGGCTCCCACCGACCCCGCCCGCGTGCGCCGCACCGACCCCGGCGACCCCGACAAGTGCCTGATCGGCGATTACCACAAGCTGTTTTCGCCGCCTGAGACGCTCGAAACCGTCTACCAGGGCTGCCGCACGGCGGGCATCGGCTGCGTGGACTGCAAGAAGATGCTGATGACCCACATCACCGAGCACCTCGACCCCATCCAGACGCGGGCCGCGCAACTCCGCGCCGACCCCGACTACGTGCGCGACGCGCTGCGCCAGGGCGACCAGGAAGCCCGCGCCATCGCCAGCGAAGTGATGGACGAAGTGCGGCAGAAGGTGGGCTTCCTGAAGCTGTGA
- a CDS encoding Rqc2 family fibronectin-binding protein produces the protein MEGLMLNRVVEQLTAQLPARNLGWVFPDETTAALLLDGPDGQPLGNLVLGYRPPQPVLFLSRERLRGDPHNPFQRLLATRVRGELLKIEQFKLDRVVALHFGPAEGFIDQPPARLLFEVTGRNANLLVMEEGEGFAGRITLAAREITGSRNRFRTIRSGGPYTPPPPYDKFDPRTMTPADAQTLAGVPLSEWRGRVDGLGPMLSAELARRAEMRPSQAPGDDWERAYDALKSLVADPSVSEGTLSEGAREAARQEKAGALRKLLREPLEKRVTLLENQLGDVTRAEEGVEIAAQDRAEADLLMAYAQTVEPGAASALLPSFDGEGEVPVSLEPQLSAVQNAEKRYARARRRDEVYLRLAEREGSIRSELEAARERLHRLDHAELEQLEQLASDLEREKPERSPYGARYVTPGGYEALVGRNNKENATLTHRIGKSLDWWFHAQGYPGSHVLVRSGGKDLDLPDILYAAQLAASHSKARGSSNVPVDYTRIKHVWRPRGAPAGQVHYTDQKTVFVDGDQPG, from the coding sequence GTGGAAGGGCTGATGCTCAACCGTGTGGTGGAGCAGCTCACCGCCCAGCTGCCCGCCCGCAACCTCGGCTGGGTCTTTCCCGACGAGACGACCGCCGCCCTGCTTCTTGACGGCCCGGACGGGCAACCGCTGGGCAACTTGGTGCTCGGCTACCGCCCGCCGCAGCCGGTGCTGTTTCTCAGCCGCGAGCGACTGCGCGGCGACCCCCACAACCCCTTTCAGCGCCTGCTGGCGACCCGCGTGCGCGGCGAACTGCTGAAAATCGAACAGTTCAAGCTTGACCGCGTGGTGGCGCTGCATTTCGGTCCCGCCGAGGGGTTCATTGACCAGCCCCCGGCGCGGCTGCTGTTCGAGGTGACGGGCCGCAACGCCAACCTGCTGGTGATGGAGGAAGGCGAAGGCTTCGCCGGGCGCATTACCCTTGCCGCCCGCGAAATCACCGGGAGCCGCAACCGCTTCCGCACCATCCGCAGCGGGGGGCCGTACACGCCGCCGCCGCCCTACGACAAGTTCGACCCGCGCACCATGACGCCCGCCGACGCGCAGACGCTCGCCGGGGTGCCGCTGAGCGAGTGGCGGGGCCGGGTGGACGGGCTGGGGCCAATGCTCTCGGCGGAGCTGGCGCGGCGGGCCGAGATGCGGCCCTCGCAGGCCCCCGGCGACGACTGGGAGCGGGCCTACGACGCCCTGAAATCGCTGGTGGCCGACCCCAGCGTGAGCGAAGGCACGCTCAGCGAGGGCGCCCGCGAAGCCGCGCGGCAGGAAAAGGCGGGGGCGCTGCGTAAGCTGCTGCGCGAGCCGCTGGAAAAGCGCGTGACCCTGCTCGAAAACCAGCTCGGCGACGTGACCCGCGCCGAGGAAGGCGTGGAAATCGCCGCCCAGGACCGCGCTGAGGCCGACCTGCTGATGGCCTACGCGCAGACGGTGGAGCCGGGGGCCGCGAGTGCCCTACTGCCGTCCTTCGACGGTGAAGGCGAGGTTCCCGTCAGCCTGGAGCCGCAACTGAGCGCCGTGCAAAACGCCGAAAAGCGCTATGCCCGCGCCCGGCGCCGCGACGAGGTGTACCTGCGCCTCGCCGAGCGCGAAGGCAGCATCCGCAGTGAACTGGAGGCCGCCCGTGAGCGCCTGCACCGGCTCGACCACGCCGAACTGGAGCAACTCGAACAGCTCGCCAGCGACCTCGAACGCGAAAAACCCGAGCGCAGTCCCTACGGTGCCCGTTACGTCACCCCCGGCGGTTACGAGGCGCTGGTGGGCCGCAACAACAAGGAAAACGCGACGCTGACGCACCGCATCGGCAAGAGCCTGGACTGGTGGTTTCACGCCCAGGGCTACCCCGGCTCGCACGTGCTGGTGCGCTCAGGCGGCAAAGACCTCGACCTGCCCGACATCCTCTACGCCGCGCAGCTCGCCGCCTCGCACTCCAAGGCGCGCGGCAGCAGCAACGTCCCGGTGGACTACACCCGCATCAAACACGTCTGGCGGCCCCGGGGCGCCCCCGCCGGGCAGGTCCACTACACCGACCAGAAAACCGTCTTCGTGGACGGCGACCAACCGGGCTGA
- a CDS encoding DsbA family protein — translation MKRLLAALLGALLLPSAHAQLGQPTDALLKSPLFVGAQTSRAGIITLKSGVNVVLGQRGGRLTTVTITTPYTEPQGISGSSDTAVAAGSVEQRVGGSALAAQTVGAVTGYGEGLSAPLLQFLRQPDVVKQLPQGVTVDAPPLTIQAQVQGRALVLKLSMTQVPAGQFTATKNLRPAAKPGKDVVLRVYSDFQCPYCQKLELETMPALLRALPDDVRVEFHQFPLEQIHPLARPAAEASECAAQQGRFWDYKDALFRDRSWLQNNPNETFLRLAGDLKLDPGKFKDCLALRGGKAGVDAGLAEAQQLGLNATPTVFVDGYRVGNPFDTAAVLQLIDVARATR, via the coding sequence ATGAAAAGATTGCTCGCGGCGCTGCTCGGCGCCTTGCTGCTGCCCTCGGCCCACGCCCAGCTCGGCCAGCCGACCGACGCGCTGCTCAAGTCTCCCCTGTTCGTGGGGGCGCAGACGAGCCGCGCCGGCATCATCACCCTGAAGAGTGGAGTCAACGTGGTGCTCGGCCAGCGCGGGGGCCGGCTGACCACCGTGACCATCACCACGCCGTACACCGAGCCGCAGGGCATCAGCGGCAGCAGCGACACGGCGGTGGCCGCCGGCAGCGTCGAGCAGCGCGTGGGCGGGTCGGCGCTGGCCGCCCAGACCGTCGGGGCCGTCACCGGCTACGGCGAGGGTCTAAGCGCTCCGCTGCTTCAATTTTTGCGCCAGCCCGACGTGGTCAAGCAGCTTCCGCAGGGCGTGACGGTGGACGCGCCCCCCCTGACCATTCAGGCGCAGGTGCAGGGCCGGGCGCTGGTGCTCAAGCTGTCCATGACCCAGGTGCCCGCCGGACAGTTCACGGCGACCAAGAACCTGCGCCCGGCCGCCAAGCCCGGCAAGGACGTGGTGCTGCGCGTCTACAGCGATTTCCAGTGCCCCTACTGCCAGAAGCTCGAACTTGAAACCATGCCGGCGCTGCTGCGCGCCCTGCCCGACGACGTGCGCGTGGAGTTTCACCAGTTTCCGCTGGAGCAGATTCACCCGCTCGCCCGTCCCGCCGCCGAAGCGAGCGAATGCGCCGCGCAGCAGGGCCGCTTCTGGGACTACAAGGACGCGCTGTTCCGTGACCGCTCCTGGCTCCAGAACAACCCCAACGAGACTTTCCTGCGGCTGGCGGGCGACCTGAAGCTCGACCCGGGCAAGTTCAAGGACTGCCTCGCCCTGCGCGGCGGCAAGGCCGGGGTGGACGCGGGACTGGCCGAGGCACAGCAACTGGGCCTGAATGCCACCCCCACCGTGTTCGTGGACGGCTACCGGGTGGGCAATCCCTTCGACACGGCGGCGGTGCTTCAGCTCATCGACGTCGCCCGCGCCACGCGCTGA
- a CDS encoding maltose ABC transporter substrate-binding protein encodes MKKALTLLSLALLGQASAATLTVWTHFGENELVWLRDQAKTFEAKTKNKVNIVSVPFDDLTTKFLQSAPKGQGPDLIVTQAHDRIGQMAAAGVIEPMDKYVTSKTDLDKTAVQAMTYKGKLFGIPMFAESVALIYNKKLVPQAPTTWNALLSAAQSAQKAGNLGFVMPLDNAYLTYGFTSAYGGYVFKNNGGTLNTKDIGLGNAGAVKAASFINDLRYKYNLIPEGINGDAVKSAFTQGRAAMMISGPWDIDDIRKAGIDFGIAPFPTPPGASGKWSPFVGVQGTVMNAYSKNKAVAAQFAKSITTADAQISFNTAGGRIPVSLAARTKLKSNPVVAGFSRTISAGTPMPNIPEMGAVWGPWTNAITQVAQKPGQNYSQLLTKAVGEIKGNIK; translated from the coding sequence ATGAAAAAAGCACTGACCCTTCTTTCTCTTGCGTTGCTCGGCCAGGCCAGCGCCGCGACCTTGACTGTCTGGACCCACTTCGGCGAAAACGAACTGGTGTGGCTGCGTGATCAGGCCAAGACCTTCGAGGCCAAGACCAAGAACAAGGTCAACATCGTCAGCGTGCCCTTCGACGACCTGACCACCAAGTTCCTCCAGAGCGCCCCCAAGGGCCAGGGCCCCGACCTGATCGTGACCCAGGCGCACGACCGCATCGGCCAGATGGCGGCGGCGGGCGTGATCGAGCCGATGGACAAGTACGTGACCAGCAAGACCGACCTCGACAAGACCGCCGTGCAGGCCATGACCTATAAGGGCAAGCTGTTCGGGATTCCGATGTTCGCCGAGTCGGTCGCTCTGATCTACAACAAGAAGCTCGTGCCCCAGGCCCCGACCACCTGGAATGCGCTGCTCTCGGCGGCCCAGAGCGCCCAGAAGGCGGGCAACCTCGGCTTCGTGATGCCGCTCGACAACGCCTACCTGACCTACGGCTTTACCAGTGCCTACGGCGGCTACGTCTTCAAGAACAATGGCGGCACCCTGAACACCAAGGACATCGGCCTGGGCAACGCGGGCGCGGTCAAAGCGGCGAGTTTCATCAACGACCTGCGCTACAAATACAACCTGATTCCCGAAGGCATCAACGGCGACGCGGTCAAGAGTGCCTTCACGCAGGGCCGCGCCGCCATGATGATCAGCGGCCCCTGGGACATCGACGACATCCGCAAGGCGGGCATCGACTTCGGCATCGCGCCCTTCCCGACCCCTCCCGGTGCGAGCGGCAAGTGGAGCCCCTTTGTCGGCGTGCAGGGCACTGTCATGAACGCTTATTCCAAGAACAAGGCCGTAGCGGCGCAGTTCGCCAAGTCGATCACCACCGCCGACGCGCAGATTTCGTTCAACACCGCGGGCGGGCGCATTCCGGTCAGCCTCGCGGCGCGCACCAAGCTCAAGAGCAACCCCGTGGTCGCCGGCTTCTCGCGCACCATCAGCGCAGGCACCCCGATGCCCAACATTCCTGAAATGGGCGCGGTGTGGGGGCCCTGGACCAACGCGATCACCCAGGTGGCGCAAAAGCCCGGTCAGAACTACTCCCAGCTCCTGACCAAGGCCGTGGGTGAGATTAAGGGCAATATCAAGTAA
- a CDS encoding ABC transporter permease subunit, with product MTVTARPRSLRSAVAPQGAGGVLLAVLILLLLLAAAAGIGWLLSSATAAVWPSAPPYMILVWGALALLLLTPLVGRAFPWIRDWFYLFPALVFVLAFTVLPVVLTVNYAFTNYSGENSGNPDSAARTAAVLSPDRLSVRLPERGSDTPLSEALKCRTPSCVGDTLVLYDEDAATPHEVKIASIGKDRVTLAAPAPAGLDVAYATRINRYQYVGLANFQEIFAKASRALWPVFVWTVAFAFFTVILNALAGLILGILLYNKRLKGRNIYRTLLFLPWAIPAVISVQMWKALLDQNFGIVNKTLGLLGLFAVPWLNDPLWAKISILFVNLWLGFPYMMTATISALATINEDLYEAASIDGASRWQQITNITLPLLRQSFTPILLSTFAFNFNNFGIIYLLTAGGPAQEGRESTAQSTDILLSWGYNTAFASSGGQNYALASAIALIIFFLTLAISLVNFKAAGVFDEART from the coding sequence ATGACCGTGACTGCGCGTCCCCGCTCACTGCGCTCCGCTGTTGCGCCGCAAGGTGCGGGCGGGGTCTTGCTGGCCGTCCTGATTTTGCTGCTGCTGCTCGCGGCGGCGGCGGGCATCGGCTGGCTTCTTTCTTCGGCCACGGCGGCGGTGTGGCCCTCGGCGCCGCCCTACATGATTCTGGTGTGGGGCGCGCTGGCGCTGCTGCTGCTGACCCCGCTGGTGGGCCGGGCCTTTCCCTGGATTCGTGACTGGTTCTACCTGTTCCCGGCGCTGGTGTTCGTGCTCGCCTTTACCGTGCTGCCGGTGGTTTTGACCGTCAACTACGCCTTTACCAACTACTCGGGGGAAAACAGCGGTAACCCCGACAGCGCTGCGCGCACGGCGGCGGTCCTCAGCCCCGACCGCCTGAGCGTGCGGCTGCCCGAGCGCGGCAGCGACACGCCGCTGAGCGAGGCCCTCAAGTGCCGCACGCCGAGCTGCGTCGGCGACACGCTGGTGCTCTACGATGAGGACGCCGCCACGCCGCACGAGGTCAAAATCGCCAGCATCGGCAAGGACCGGGTCACGCTGGCGGCCCCCGCACCTGCCGGACTCGACGTGGCCTACGCCACCCGCATCAACCGCTATCAGTACGTGGGCCTCGCCAACTTTCAGGAGATTTTCGCCAAGGCGAGCCGGGCGCTGTGGCCGGTGTTTGTCTGGACGGTAGCCTTCGCCTTTTTCACGGTGATTCTGAACGCGCTCGCCGGGCTGATTCTGGGCATCCTGCTCTATAACAAGCGTCTCAAGGGCCGCAACATCTACCGTACGCTGCTGTTTTTGCCCTGGGCGATTCCAGCGGTCATCAGCGTGCAGATGTGGAAGGCGCTGCTCGACCAGAACTTCGGCATCGTCAACAAGACGCTGGGGCTGCTCGGCCTGTTCGCCGTCCCCTGGCTGAACGACCCGCTGTGGGCCAAAATCAGCATCCTGTTCGTGAACCTGTGGCTGGGCTTTCCGTACATGATGACCGCCACCATCAGCGCGCTGGCGACCATCAACGAGGACCTGTACGAGGCCGCGAGCATTGACGGCGCGAGCCGCTGGCAGCAGATCACGAACATCACCCTGCCGCTGCTTCGGCAGTCGTTCACGCCGATTTTGCTCTCGACTTTCGCCTTCAACTTCAACAACTTCGGCATCATCTACCTGCTCACGGCAGGCGGCCCGGCGCAAGAAGGGCGCGAAAGCACCGCGCAGAGCACCGACATTCTGCTGTCGTGGGGCTACAACACGGCGTTCGCATCGAGCGGCGGACAGAACTACGCGCTCGCGAGCGCCATCGCGCTCATCATCTTCTTCCTGACGCTCGCTATCTCGCTGGTGAACTTCAAGGCGGCGGGCGTATTCGACGAGGCCCGCACATGA
- a CDS encoding sugar ABC transporter permease has translation MTTRPTELSSELPPGGYVHREPSVLRRAAPWLVLIALLAGLGYLIFRLEQIPLTKGFSIYFVPGGWKKFLLFLLAASGVLALTSLLGQRLGQLRTGKNISYLAVLGDQLTHLFLILVVLVAVYPLFYVLLAAFDPNNSLFAFPNFTNPNIFYRSGLLPQLEKLTTENFAKLFEAVTIPGYQIALAVLGGAGLAALLLMVLAQRLGNTSEGMAKARTWVTRIVLAAGVLLLILVTPAQFQGATNESKFLLSVRNTLFVSTVTGLLAILLSTTAGYAMARLRFPGRFQMLLFFIFIQMFPVFLALVAIYTLLSALGLVNTFTGLILAYSGGAIAFNTWIYKGYVESLPESLEEAAMVDGATRWQTFRRVVLPLSGSMLVFIFLNQFIGTYAEFILASVLLTGVEQWTVGVMLRSFTSGQFSTKWGVFAAAATLGALPIVALFYSFQNYFVGGATAGGVKE, from the coding sequence ATGACCACGCGCCCCACCGAGTTGTCCTCCGAGCTGCCCCCCGGCGGCTACGTTCACCGTGAGCCCTCCGTGCTGCGCCGCGCCGCGCCCTGGCTGGTGCTGATCGCGCTGCTCGCCGGGCTGGGCTACCTGATTTTCCGCTTGGAGCAGATTCCGCTGACTAAAGGCTTTTCCATCTACTTCGTGCCGGGCGGCTGGAAGAAGTTCCTGCTGTTTTTGCTCGCGGCGAGCGGCGTGCTGGCGCTCACCAGCCTGCTCGGGCAGCGCCTCGGGCAGCTCAGGACCGGCAAGAACATCAGTTATTTGGCGGTGCTGGGCGACCAGCTCACCCACCTGTTTCTGATTCTGGTGGTGCTGGTGGCGGTCTACCCACTGTTTTACGTGCTGCTCGCGGCCTTCGACCCCAACAACAGCCTTTTCGCCTTCCCGAACTTCACCAACCCCAACATCTTTTACCGTTCGGGCCTGCTGCCGCAGCTCGAGAAACTGACCACCGAGAACTTTGCCAAGCTTTTTGAGGCCGTGACCATTCCCGGCTATCAAATCGCGCTGGCGGTGCTCGGGGGCGCGGGCCTGGCAGCGCTGCTGCTGATGGTGCTCGCGCAACGTCTGGGCAACACCTCCGAGGGCATGGCGAAGGCGCGGACCTGGGTGACACGCATCGTGCTGGCGGCGGGCGTGCTGTTGCTCATCCTGGTCACGCCGGCGCAGTTCCAGGGGGCGACCAACGAAAGCAAGTTCCTGCTCTCGGTCCGCAATACCTTGTTCGTGTCCACCGTGACGGGTCTGCTCGCCATCCTGCTCTCCACCACGGCGGGCTACGCGATGGCGCGGCTGCGCTTTCCAGGCCGTTTTCAGATGCTGCTGTTTTTCATCTTTATTCAGATGTTCCCGGTCTTTCTGGCGCTGGTGGCAATCTACACGCTGCTCTCGGCGCTGGGGCTAGTCAACACCTTCACCGGCCTGATTCTGGCCTATTCGGGCGGCGCCATCGCCTTCAACACCTGGATCTACAAGGGCTACGTGGAGTCGCTCCCCGAGTCGCTGGAAGAAGCAGCGATGGTGGACGGCGCGACCCGCTGGCAGACCTTCCGCCGGGTGGTGTTGCCGCTCTCGGGCAGCATGCTGGTGTTTATCTTCCTGAACCAGTTCATCGGCACCTACGCCGAGTTCATTCTGGCGAGCGTGCTGCTCACCGGCGTGGAGCAGTGGACGGTGGGCGTCATGCTGCGCTCCTTTACCAGCGGACAGTTCTCCACCAAGTGGGGCGTGTTCGCGGCGGCGGCGACGCTGGGCGCCCTTCCCATCGTGGCGCTGTTCTACTCCTTCCAGAACTACTTCGTCGGCGGCGCGACGGCGGGTGGGGTCAAGGAATAG